The following proteins are co-located in the Rhodococcus opacus B4 genome:
- a CDS encoding 3-oxoacyl-ACP reductase gives MTESLSLTGRTAVVTGAGAGLGRAEALALAAAGAAVVVNDMGDGAHEVASQITAAGGRAVAVTGDVSDWALGSRLVDEAVSAFGSMDILVNNAGILRDKMIFNLAESDWDDVIRVHLKGHVATSRAAAVHWRAASKAAGGPVYGRVVNTSSEAFLFGSAGQPNYSAAKAGITALTLSTAQGLSRYGVRANAICPRARTAMTADAFGENPADAGLDPLSPERVATLVHYLASPASDEINGQVFVVYGKMVALMAAPKVENCFDAAGSAFSPEELDGLLTPYFAGRGPYENYAAFSVAELEKVALATGDPAGVR, from the coding sequence ATGACGGAATCACTCAGCCTTACCGGACGCACCGCCGTCGTCACCGGCGCGGGAGCAGGCCTCGGCCGCGCCGAAGCCCTCGCACTCGCGGCCGCCGGAGCCGCGGTCGTCGTCAACGACATGGGCGACGGCGCACACGAGGTCGCCTCCCAGATCACGGCGGCGGGCGGCCGGGCTGTCGCCGTGACCGGTGACGTCTCCGACTGGGCGCTGGGCTCACGCCTCGTCGACGAGGCCGTCAGCGCGTTCGGATCGATGGACATCCTCGTCAACAACGCCGGAATCCTGCGCGACAAAATGATTTTCAACCTCGCCGAATCCGACTGGGACGACGTCATCCGCGTCCACCTCAAGGGGCACGTCGCCACGTCGCGGGCCGCGGCCGTGCACTGGCGTGCGGCGAGCAAGGCCGCCGGCGGCCCGGTGTACGGGCGGGTCGTCAACACGTCGTCGGAGGCGTTCCTGTTCGGATCCGCGGGGCAGCCCAACTACTCGGCCGCGAAGGCCGGAATCACCGCGCTCACCTTGTCGACGGCGCAGGGCCTGTCCCGCTACGGGGTGCGGGCCAACGCGATCTGCCCGCGCGCCAGGACGGCCATGACCGCCGACGCGTTCGGCGAGAACCCGGCCGACGCGGGCCTCGACCCCCTGTCTCCCGAACGGGTCGCCACCCTCGTCCACTACCTGGCCTCTCCCGCCTCCGACGAGATCAACGGACAGGTGTTCGTCGTATACGGCAAGATGGTCGCGCTCATGGCGGCGCCGAAGGTCGAGAACTGCTTCGACGCAGCGGGTTCCGCGTTCTCACCCGAGGAGCTCGACGGTCTCCTCACACCGTACTTCGCCGGCCGTGGGCCGTACGAAAACTACGCCGCGTTCAGCGTCGCCGAACTGGAGAAGGTCGCGCTGGCGACCGGTGACCCGGCCGGTGTGCGATGA
- a CDS encoding MFS transporter, with protein MPLSPGEAERAPLSRGKSFALLALIILLVEVIPLAYNFVTPALPEIAKHFGTANVGWVITIVTLMLAASTPLVGKLGDIYGKKRMMLASAAVFGAGSLLGALAPNFELFLVGRGLQGAGMAILVLAYGLIRDILPPSIIPVAVGFVATGMGASTILGPIIGGYLIDHFGYTGVFWAQLAHVAVVGIAVAIFVPETTLRTKSKLDVLGALILGLGAFVLLFGIGKATAWGYTAPQTLLCVGGGLAILAGWLVYERTPKEPLIDLQMLRHGPVAKTLAASGFVQFVLVSHSMLIPMFVMTDPGLGLGYGFGVTALAVAIYTVPTGVVSMIAGPVGGYFTRRIGPAPVLVFGGASLALGSVLLATLHDSTVQMMFGQLVIGLGLGSASATLPNLIMRTVPAQTQGIAGGMLNLSGSLGSAIGSQVMIAIVAIPGVVLVGRAAQYSEKGFVYAFFTLAVAGLLAAVMGLLLTRNKIDRPADVAAPTSEMVA; from the coding sequence ATGCCCCTGTCCCCAGGTGAGGCGGAGCGCGCACCGCTCTCACGCGGGAAGTCGTTCGCCCTGCTGGCCCTGATCATCCTTCTGGTCGAGGTCATCCCACTCGCCTACAACTTCGTCACCCCGGCGCTGCCGGAAATCGCGAAACACTTCGGCACCGCGAACGTCGGCTGGGTGATCACCATCGTCACCCTCATGCTCGCCGCGTCGACACCGCTCGTCGGCAAGCTCGGCGACATCTACGGCAAGAAGCGGATGATGCTCGCGTCGGCCGCGGTGTTCGGCGCCGGATCGCTCCTCGGTGCGCTGGCTCCCAACTTCGAACTGTTCCTCGTGGGTCGTGGCCTCCAGGGTGCGGGCATGGCCATCCTCGTGCTCGCCTACGGGCTGATCCGCGACATCCTGCCGCCGTCGATCATTCCGGTGGCCGTCGGATTCGTCGCCACGGGCATGGGAGCCAGCACCATCCTCGGCCCGATCATCGGCGGCTACCTCATCGACCACTTCGGCTACACCGGCGTGTTCTGGGCGCAACTTGCCCACGTGGCGGTCGTCGGAATCGCGGTCGCGATCTTCGTTCCCGAAACCACGTTGCGGACGAAGTCGAAGCTCGACGTGCTCGGCGCCCTCATCCTCGGGCTCGGCGCGTTCGTGCTGCTGTTCGGCATCGGCAAGGCCACCGCGTGGGGCTACACGGCCCCGCAGACGCTGCTGTGCGTGGGCGGCGGTCTCGCCATTCTCGCCGGCTGGCTGGTCTACGAGCGCACGCCGAAGGAACCGCTCATCGATCTGCAGATGCTCCGGCACGGCCCTGTCGCGAAAACCCTGGCAGCCAGCGGTTTCGTCCAGTTCGTCCTGGTGAGCCACTCGATGCTCATCCCGATGTTCGTGATGACCGATCCGGGCCTCGGTCTCGGCTACGGTTTCGGTGTCACCGCTCTCGCCGTCGCGATCTACACCGTTCCCACCGGTGTCGTGTCGATGATCGCCGGTCCGGTCGGCGGGTACTTCACCCGGCGCATCGGCCCGGCGCCGGTTCTGGTGTTCGGCGGCGCCTCCCTCGCGCTCGGCTCGGTCCTGCTCGCCACCCTGCACGACTCGACCGTCCAGATGATGTTCGGGCAGTTGGTGATCGGTCTCGGACTCGGTTCCGCGTCGGCGACGTTGCCGAACCTCATCATGCGCACCGTGCCAGCACAGACGCAGGGGATCGCCGGCGGGATGCTCAACCTGTCGGGCTCGCTGGGCAGTGCGATCGGCAGCCAGGTGATGATCGCCATCGTCGCGATCCCCGGCGTCGTGCTGGTGGGCCGCGCCGCGCAGTACTCGGAGAAGGGATTCGTCTACGCCTTCTTCACGCTCGCCGTCGCCGGACTGCTGGCCGCGGTGATGGGACTTCTGCTCACCCGCAACAAGATCGACCGTCCCGCGGACGTGGCCGCGCCCACGTCGGAGATGGTCGCCTGA
- a CDS encoding nuclear transport factor 2 family protein — translation MTGTEELVRALTDRVTLLEDKLAILELMTAYGPAIDSGSADAVARLWTEDGVYDVDTGVLRGHAAITAMVQSQAHQGWIGGGCAHMLEPGHVRVDGNTAVATCKSQLIVSDENGFRVHRITANRWELAKIDGEWKVTRRVNRLLDGREEARALLAEGVRA, via the coding sequence ATGACCGGCACCGAAGAACTCGTCCGCGCACTCACCGATCGCGTCACCCTCCTCGAGGACAAGCTCGCCATCCTCGAACTGATGACCGCCTACGGCCCCGCCATCGACAGCGGTTCGGCCGACGCGGTCGCCCGGCTGTGGACCGAGGACGGCGTGTACGACGTCGACACCGGGGTGCTGCGCGGGCATGCGGCGATCACGGCGATGGTGCAGTCTCAGGCACATCAGGGCTGGATCGGCGGCGGCTGTGCGCACATGCTCGAGCCCGGGCACGTGCGCGTCGACGGCAACACCGCCGTCGCAACGTGCAAGTCGCAGTTGATCGTTTCCGACGAGAACGGGTTCCGGGTCCACCGGATCACCGCGAACCGGTGGGAGCTCGCCAAGATCGACGGCGAGTGGAAGGTGACCCGCCGCGTCAATCGGCTCCTCGACGGTCGGGAGGAGGCACGCGCGCTGCTCGCCGAGGGTGTTCGTGCCTGA